The genomic stretch CGGGCAGCTCCATCGACGCCTGCCGGGCCGCCTCGCGCTCGGCCTCGCGCGCGGCCCTCGCCTCCGCCGCCCGAGCCGAGGCCGCTTCCCGGTCGGCCGGGACGGGCCGAGCAAGCGCCGGGCGCGGTACGTCGAGCCGGAAGGTGCCGGCATCCGGGAAGGGGTCGAAGCCGTCGTCCAGACCCATGACACCCCGCCTCCCGGCCGCCAGCGCTCTTCGAACACCTGTTCGAATTCTAGCGTCAGCGCACCGATGTGGCAACCGGAAAGTGCTGGTCAGGGCGCTCTCAACGGAGCGGCGGCAGCTCCTCCAGGTCGAACGCAGCGTGCAGCGCAGCCGTGAGAAGTGGCTCCTGCTCGGGCAGGAGGCGGCCGATCTGCCGGCCCAGTGCCGCGGTGGGGATCGTGGCGACGTTGTCGCAGCTGATGACGCTCGGATGATCCAGGCCGTTGACCGGTCCGACGAGCACCTCGGTCGACAATCCCCGGATGGTGCTCGTGATCGGTGCGACGGTGACGCGAGCGAGGTGCGGACGCACCAGTTCCCGCGTCAGGATCAGAACGGGTCGGGTCTTGTCCAGGCTGGCCAGGTGGATCGGGCGCATCAGTCGAGATCGTCGAGCGGCACACGTGCGCCGTATCGAGCGAGCTCGTCGAGGTCGTCGGCTTCGGTCCCCGTGGCGGCGAGGATGGCTGCGTCCCGGGCGGCGACCTCCCGGCGGAGCTCTCGGTGCAGCGCCCGGCTCACGACTGCCGCTCGCGACGGAGCGCGACCGTCGGACACCAGGCGGTCGACGAACTCGACGAGCTCCTCGGGAAGTCGGACGGCGATCTGGGTGGTCATGAGAGAGCATGCTACCGATCTGGGATGCTCAGCGGTACCAGTCTTCCGGATACCAGTCGCCGGCGACAACACTGCCGTCGACGGAACGGACCGTCACCGTTCGGTCGCCCCACGGGGGCTCGCCAAGAGGCAGGGGCCTCGGAAAGCGTCAGGCCCGTAGGCGGTCCCGGTCGGCGACCATGCCGGCCCGGTGTGCGCCGGTCAGGTAGTCCGGCGAGCCGAGGTGCCCGTCGCCGTAGGCGTAGCCGTCGGGGTCCACGCCGATGGCCTGGAGCAGGGCCTTGGCATGCGACGCCGGGGACCCTGTACCGCCGATGCAGCTCGTCAGCTGCTTGACGGCCAGCCGGCGGGAGCGGAACAGGTGGTTGGCCGTGGCGACGATCCAGCAGACGCCTGCGGCGGTCCTTTCCGGCCGGCTGCGGCGGAGGAAGAGGCCGGGGTCGGCCGCGACCACCCGCGCCAGCAGCCGGCGGGCGGCGGTGCGCAGCTCGACGTCCATCAGCTCGTCGCAGCAGCGGTCGACCAGGTCGAGCACCGCGCCGACCCGCGGGCGGACGTCGTGGGGCACCAGGTCCCAGTCGAACGCCTCGTCGGGCAGCGGTGTGGCGTCGAGCGCGTCGAGGGCCGCGACACCGCCGACGGCGTCGGCCAGCTCGGCCAGCTCGGCCAGCTCGTCGTCCTCCCATGTCGCCTCGCCGGGAGCGGGCCAGGGGACCGTCCGGGTCCACCGCACCCATGCGCGCCAGCAAGGCCATCGGCCCCTGTGGCCGCGGGGTGCGGATGACCGCCTGGTACTCCGGCTCGAACTCGTCGACGGCGGCCAGCGTCTCGTCGGTGAGGGCGGCGCGGATCCCGCGCTCGGCGTGGCTGAACCGGATGAATGCCCGGAGGAGGTCCGGCGCCTTGGCCAGGTAGTCGACGTCGGCGACGATCTTGCGCGGGTTCCAGTCGGCCAGCAGGATCTCGACGGCCACCGGGCTCCAGCGCAGCGGATCGCCGGGCCCGTAATCGGCGCCGAACCACACGAGGTCCTCGAGCAGGCCCCGGTGGTCCGCGTCCTCGAATCCCGCGCCGAAGGGCGAGCCGAGGAAGCGCTCGGCCAGTGCGGCGCGGGCGTCGTCGGGCCACTCCGGGCGCACGTACCCGGTCCCGCCGTCCGGGAGGAGGCCGATCGCCCACTCGAGCAGCGGGCGGCAGGCCGGCCAGCTGTCGGTCTCGATCGGCGGATAGGTGAGGGCGGAGAGCTCCATCGCCTCGGCGATGCGGGCCCGGGCGTCGGCCGGGTCGAGGCCGGCGAACGTCACGTCCGGGTCGTCGGTCGGCGCCCGCATCACGTCCACCAGCTCGGCCGCGCCACCCGGGACGAGGAAGGCGTCCTTCACCAGGGTGCCGAGGTTGTGGTCGATGAAGACCACGGCCGCGAGCTGGTGCCCACCGGGCAGCCGGACGCCGAACACGACGTCGTCCCCGTCGCCGAGGACGTGCCGCAGCTCGATCACGGTGCTTGCCGGCTGCGCCTGATCGAGGTCGAGCAGCCAGCGCGGGAGCGCGTGGCCGCGGGCGGCGACCTCGCGGCGGACCCGGTGGCGGAGCACGTCGTCGCCGGACAGCCCGGCCAGCGCGGCCAGCAGCGCGGACGTCTCCGGGATCTCGACGGCGAAGAAGCTGTCGATGAGCTCCTCGCGATCGGGCGGTGCGGGCTCGGCCGGCCCCGCGAACGAGGGGCGGGGCTGGAACATCGCGAGCATCGAGCTGGCGAGCCCCAGGAGGGGAGTGGGATGCCGGCGGCGAGGGCCGCGGCGACGTCGTCCATCAGGTCCGGTTCCCGGCGTCCCGGCGTCGGGCCGGATCGCGCCGGGCGCCGTGCGGACCGGGCAGGCCGTTGCCGGTGGGCCTGCGCCCGGCGCGCCTTCTCCCGTCGGGAGCGCTTCGACATGGCCGTCACGCTAGCGACCGACCGATGCCTGGCGGGGGTCCAGCCGAGGTGCCCGGCGCGCTAGTAACGCCCTGAAGGGTTGAGAGCCAAGACATCCCCCTGTTGTGGTCGACGGGCTTGGTGTCCCAACCACGACAGGAGGATGTCCATGTCCAACCGTAGAGGGCTCTCCCGCGGTGACAAGCGGCGGAACGCGCGGCTGACCCGGCTGCGGCAGGTGCTGCCTCGGGAGCACGCGATCTTGGCCCTGGATCTGGCCGATGACAGGCAGGTCTTCGCGCTGACCGATCACGACAGCCGGGTCCTGGCCCGGCGCACCGTGCGCTGCCGGCCCTGGCAGCTGGGCGAGGCGATCGAGTGGGGCCGTACCGCCGCCACCGCGGCCGGGTTCGCCGGGGTCACGCTGGCCTGCGAGCCGACCGGGCACCGCTGGAAGGTCGTCGACCAGCTGGCCGCCGCAGCGGGCATCGTGCTGGTCTGCGTGCAGCCGCTGCTGGTGCACCGGGCGCGGGAGGCCGAGGACTTCACCCGGGACAAGAGCGATGACAAGGACGCCCTGCTGATCGCCCGGCTGGCCGCCCAGCTGCACGTCTACCTGCCCGAGCGGGCCGACCCGAGCTGGGCGCGGCTGCGGCATCTGGGTGCCCGCCGGGTGCAGTGGGTGACCGCTGGCGGGGCGACCCGCCAGCAGCTGCGCGATCTGCTGGAGTGCGCCTGGCCGGCCGCGCTGACCGCGGCCCGGTTTCCGCTGGATTCGCTCACCTGGCAGGCGGCGATGGCCGTGACCGGCTGCGACCCCGCCCGGATCCAAGACCTCGGCCTGGACGGGCTGACCGCCGCGGTCCGCGCCGAACTCCCGGCCTGGGGTGCCCGGCGGCCCAGCCACCGCATCCTGGCGGCACTTCACGAGGCGGCCGGCGACGAGCGCGGAGTGCCCGCTCAGCGGCCCGGCGCGCTGGAACGGGCCGCGTTCGCCCTGGCCGACCTTCGGCACGCCCAGACCCAGCGGGACCAGGCCGAGGCGCTGATGATCGGCGTGCTCGACGAACTGGGCCTCACCGCGCTGGTGACCACCATCCCCGGCTCTCCGCGGTCGGCGCCGCGGCGATCCTGGCCGAAACCGGCGACCCGGCCCGGTTCGACTCCGGCCGGGCGGTGGTCAAGCACGCCGGGCTCTGCCCCCG from Blastococcus sp. PRF04-17 encodes the following:
- a CDS encoding ribbon-helix-helix domain-containing protein, translated to MTTQIAVRLPEELVEFVDRLVSDGRAPSRAAVVSRALHRELRREVAARDAAILAATGTEADDLDELARYGARVPLDDLD
- a CDS encoding type II toxin-antitoxin system PemK/MazF family toxin, producing MRPIHLASLDKTRPVLILTRELVRPHLARVTVAPITSTIRGLSTEVLVGPVNGLDHPSVISCDNVATIPTAALGRQIGRLLPEQEPLLTAALHAAFDLEELPPLR
- a CDS encoding transposase, translating into MRLAGRADRGPVSAGFAHLAGGDGRDRLRPRPDPRPRPGRADRRGPRRTPGLGCPAAQPPHPGGTSRGGRRRARSARSAARRAGTGRVRPGRPSARPDPAGPGRGADDRRARRTGPHRAGDHHPRLSAVGAAAILAETGDPARFDSGRAVVKHAGLCPRENASGAYAGKTTISGRGRPLLRVAAWRAVWAALQHNPVLAARHAHLTGRTANPLTDAQARVAVAGSLLRQLFVVVSTRTAWNPDIAAGLTDPRIEVSAPAA
- a CDS encoding DUF6398 domain-containing protein, which gives rise to MRWTRTVPWPAPGEATWEDDELAELAELADAVGGVAALDALDATPLPDEAFDWDLVPHDVRPRVGAVLDLVDRCCDELMDVELRTAARRLLARVVAADPGLFLRRSRPERTAAGVCWIVATANHLFRSRRLAVKQLTSCIGGTGSPASHAKALLQAIGVDPDGYAYGDGHLGSPDYLTGAHRAGMVADRDRLRA